TGGCCCCAAAACCGGTCTGAAGGAAATCCAACTGCCGCCGGTGCAGCCTGGTTCTTCGATTATGCCGGGTAAGTATAACCCGGTGATGGCAGAAATGACCTCTATGGTTTGCTTCCAAGTGATGGGTTACGACAGTGCGATCGCTCTGGCAGCCCAGGCCGGACAACTGGAACTCAACGTGATGATGCCGCTGATTGCCTACGATCTCATCCACAGTATCGAAATCCTTGGCAACACCCTGGCCGCCCTCACCCATCGCTGCATCCGAGGCATTGTCGCCCAGAGCGATCGCTGCCATGACTATGCCGAGGGCAGCCTAGCGCTGGTGACGGCTCTGAATCCCCATATTGGTTACCTAAATGCCGCAGCGATCGCCAAGGAATCGCTCGAAACGGGTAAATCCCTGCGGCAACTGGTGCTGGAGAAGCAGTTGATGAGTCCCGAGGATCTGGCCCAGGTGCTCGATCTGGACACCATGAGCTTGCCGCCCAAACCGTCTATCTGAGCTTGGGTTCCAACACAAGGAGTAGTGTAGAGTGCTGTTAGGCGAAGCCGTAACGCACTGTCTCGCAAAGCTTTAATGCGTACGCGATCGCTTGAGCATCCTACACATCTAGATAAGCTTTTATGTATGTTGCTGTTTAGCGAAGCCATCATGTACTGTTTTGTAAGGCTTTAATGCGTTACGCGATCGCGATCGCATCCTACATCTCAATCACTTCAAAATGTCGCTGCATATTATCAAGATGCTTCAAAGTCTCTCGCCCTCGGGGAGAGGGATTTAGGGTGAGGGCACAATGTAGCAGGTCATCAGAGAACTGTACAACATACTGTTTTGCAACGCTTTGATGCGTTTCGCTGTCGCGAACGCATCCTACAGATCGATCCATGGAAAAGGGCTAGAGCAAGGACTATATCCTGGATCTAACCCTTTAACCAGATTGGATAGATGAGGTAAAGCCTAGGAAACGGCCACTTTCTCCTGGGCTAGGAACTGCTCTAGCTGGTCTAGGGCTTCGGCATCAACCTTAGTTTGCATGGGGCAGAATTTGGGCCCACACATAGAGCAAAATTCCGCTGTTTTATAGATATCGGCGGGTAGGGTTTCGTCGTGATACTCCCGAGCGCGATCGGGGTCGAGGGAGAGTTCAAACTGGCGGTTCCAGTCAAAGTTGTAGCGCGCATGGGATAGGGCATCATCGCGATCGCGGGCTCCCGGTCGATGGCGAGCGACGTCGGCGGCATGGGCGGCAATTTTGTAGGCAATCAGGCCATTGCGCACATCCTCCGCATTGGGCAAACCCAGATGTTCCTTGGGTGTCACATAGCAGAGCATGGCGGTGCCATACCAACCGGCCATGGCGGCTCCAATGGCGGAGGTAATATGGTCATAGCCCGGTGCGATGTCGGTCACCAGCGGGCCTAGGACATAAAACGGCGCTTCGGAACATTCCTCCATTTGTTTGCGCACATTAAACTCAATTTGATCCATAGGTACATGCCCCGGCCCTTCCACCATGACCTGCACATCCTGAGCCCAAGCGCGGCGGGTCAGGTCACCCAGAGTTTTTAATTCAGCTAACTGGGCCGCATCGGAGGCATCGTGCAGGCAGCCTGGTCGCAGGGAGTCGCCTAGACTGAAGGACACATCATAGCGTTTGAAGATTTCGATGATGTCATCAAAGTGGCTATAGAGGGGATTTTGCCGATGGTGGTGCAGCATCCAGCGGGCAATAATGCCGCCACCCCGCGATACGATGCCGGTAATCCGGTTTTTCACCAAGGGCAAATGCTCGATCAAAATGCCCGCATGGATGGTCATATAGTCCACGCCTTGCTGGGCATGTTTTTCGATGATGTGCAGAAAATCATCGGGGGTGAGCTGTTCGATCGCCCCATGCACCGACTCTAGAGCCTGGTAAATGGGCACCGTGCCAATGGGAATGGGCGAGGCTTGGATGATGGCGGTGCGAATGGCATCCAGGTCACCGCCGCCGGTGGATAGATCCATCAACGTATCTGCACCATATTTAACCGCTAACTGTAGCTTGGCTACTTCGTCATCCAAGTTGGATGAGTTGGGTGACGCGCCGATATTGGCATTGACCTTGCAGGTGGCGGCGATGCCGATACCCATGGGTTCCAGATTGGCATGGTTGATGTTGGCGGGAATAATCATCCGCCCCCGCGCCACTTCAGCTTGGATGAGTTCCGGGGATA
This DNA window, taken from Candidatus Obscuribacterales bacterium, encodes the following:
- the thiC gene encoding phosphomethylpyrimidine synthase: MRESWVSPRRGQPIVTQMHYARQGILTEEMRYVAQRENLSPELIQAEVARGRMIIPANINHANLEPMGIGIAATCKVNANIGASPNSSNLDDEVAKLQLAVKYGADTLMDLSTGGGDLDAIRTAIIQASPIPIGTVPIYQALESVHGAIEQLTPDDFLHIIEKHAQQGVDYMTIHAGILIEHLPLVKNRITGIVSRGGGIIARWMLHHHRQNPLYSHFDDIIEIFKRYDVSFSLGDSLRPGCLHDASDAAQLAELKTLGDLTRRAWAQDVQVMVEGPGHVPMDQIEFNVRKQMEECSEAPFYVLGPLVTDIAPGYDHITSAIGAAMAGWYGTAMLCYVTPKEHLGLPNAEDVRNGLIAYKIAAHAADVARHRPGARDRDDALSHARYNFDWNRQFELSLDPDRAREYHDETLPADIYKTAEFCSMCGPKFCPMQTKVDAEALDQLEQFLAQEKVAVS